A genomic region of Planctomycetia bacterium contains the following coding sequences:
- a CDS encoding serine/threonine-protein kinase: MPANLQKARDLFLHAVGQLPAEQWEDYVTQACGGDAELAQQVEAMLQVHREAGSFLNAPAPGLEATMNQPSLEQPGTQIGPYKLLQQIGEGGMGVVYMAEQQKPVRRKVALKIIKPGMDTRQVIVRFEAERQALSLMDHSNIAKVLDAGATEAGRPYFVMELVRGVSITEYCDECNLTTRERLELFISVCQAVQHAHQKGVIHRDIKPSNVLVAMQDGKPIAKVIDFGVAKAVNQRLTEQTLASGFGQLIGTPLYMSPEQAELSPLEIDTRGDIYSLGVLLYELLTGATPFDAGRLREVGFDELRRIIREEEPLHPSARISTLNAEALSTVAGRRRVESRRFVQAIRGDLDWIVMKAMEKDRNRRYSAANELERDVRHYLAEEPIMARPPSVGYRLQKFMRRNKGATLAGSLVTLTLVGGIAATTWQ, from the coding sequence CCCAGGCCTGCGGCGGGGATGCCGAATTGGCACAACAAGTCGAGGCCATGCTGCAAGTTCACCGCGAGGCGGGCAGCTTCCTCAACGCGCCGGCGCCGGGACTGGAGGCCACGATGAATCAGCCGTCTCTGGAGCAGCCGGGGACGCAGATCGGCCCTTACAAGCTGCTCCAGCAGATCGGTGAAGGCGGCATGGGCGTCGTCTACATGGCCGAGCAGCAGAAGCCGGTTCGCCGCAAGGTCGCCCTCAAGATCATCAAGCCTGGCATGGACACGCGGCAAGTGATTGTCCGCTTCGAGGCCGAGCGGCAGGCGCTGTCGCTGATGGATCATTCGAACATCGCCAAGGTGCTGGATGCTGGCGCGACAGAGGCCGGCCGCCCCTACTTTGTGATGGAACTTGTCCGCGGCGTGTCGATCACTGAATACTGCGACGAGTGCAATCTGACCACGCGCGAGCGGTTGGAATTGTTCATCAGCGTCTGCCAGGCGGTTCAGCACGCCCATCAGAAGGGAGTAATCCATCGCGACATTAAACCTTCGAATGTGCTGGTGGCGATGCAGGACGGCAAACCGATCGCCAAGGTGATCGACTTCGGGGTGGCCAAGGCAGTCAATCAGAGACTGACAGAGCAGACGCTCGCGAGTGGTTTCGGGCAGCTGATCGGGACTCCGCTGTACATGTCGCCCGAACAAGCAGAGCTGAGTCCACTGGAGATCGACACGCGCGGCGACATTTATTCATTGGGGGTGCTGCTCTACGAATTACTTACTGGCGCCACGCCGTTCGACGCGGGGCGGCTCAGGGAAGTAGGCTTCGATGAGCTGCGCCGTATCATTCGCGAGGAAGAGCCGCTGCACCCAAGCGCCCGGATCAGCACGCTGAATGCTGAAGCACTATCCACGGTTGCAGGCCGCCGCCGCGTCGAATCACGTCGATTCGTGCAGGCGATTCGAGGCGATCTGGATTGGATTGTGATGAAGGCCATGGAGAAAGACCGCAATCGCCGTTATTCCGCCGCAAACGAGCTTGAGCGAGACGTGCGACACTATTTGGCGGAAGAGCCCATCATGGCGCGTCCGCCTTCAGTGGGATATCGCCTGCAAAAGTTCATGCGACGGAACAAAGGCGCAACGCTAGCCGGGAGCCTCGTGACACTGACGCTCGTGGGCGGCATCGCCGCCACTACCTGGCAAG